A part of Odontesthes bonariensis isolate fOdoBon6 chromosome 23, fOdoBon6.hap1, whole genome shotgun sequence genomic DNA contains:
- the sncgb gene encoding synuclein, gamma b (breast cancer-specific protein 1) isoform X2 → MDVFMKGFSMAKEGVVAAAEKTKAGMEEAAAKTKEGVMYVGSKTKEGVVSSVNTVANKTVDQANIVGDTAVAGANEVSQATVEGVENVAASTGMVNQEEPVYEVPI, encoded by the exons ATGGATGTATTTATGAAGGGGTTCTCCATGGCCAAGGAGGGGGTCGTGGCCGCCGCAGAAAAGACTAAAGCAGGCATGGAGGAGGCAGCTGCCAAGACCAAGGAAGGGGTGATGTATGTAG GCAGCAAGACAAAGGAGGGAGTTGTGTCATCAGTAAACACAG TGGCCAACAAGACCGTGGACCAGGCCAACATCGTTGGAGACACGGCGGTTGCTGGGGCCAACGAAGTGTCACAGGCGACCGTGGAGGGGGTCGAGAATGTCGCCGCGTCAACCGGAATGGTCAACCAG GAGGAGCCTGTATACGAGGTGCCTATTTGA
- the sncgb gene encoding synuclein, gamma b (breast cancer-specific protein 1) isoform X1, whose amino-acid sequence MDVFMKGFSMAKEGVVAAAEKTKAGMEEAAAKTKEGVMYVGSKTKEGVVSSVNTVANKTVDQANIVGDTAVAGANEVSQATVEGVENVAASTGMVNQGEYGGMQQGGEGGEGY is encoded by the exons ATGGATGTATTTATGAAGGGGTTCTCCATGGCCAAGGAGGGGGTCGTGGCCGCCGCAGAAAAGACTAAAGCAGGCATGGAGGAGGCAGCTGCCAAGACCAAGGAAGGGGTGATGTATGTAG GCAGCAAGACAAAGGAGGGAGTTGTGTCATCAGTAAACACAG TGGCCAACAAGACCGTGGACCAGGCCAACATCGTTGGAGACACGGCGGTTGCTGGGGCCAACGAAGTGTCACAGGCGACCGTGGAGGGGGTCGAGAATGTCGCCGCGTCAACCGGAATGGTCAACCAG GGAGAGTACGGAGGAATGCAGCAGGGCGGGGAAGGAGGAGAG gggtATTAA